A DNA window from Microcystis aeruginosa NIES-843 contains the following coding sequences:
- a CDS encoding 3-hydroxyacyl-[acyl-carrier-protein] dehydratase FabA, with protein MKPSKLAIAGISGFFNQLLTSQQLSALIYQGNSLDYSNKPISDHSWSILSKMSDQGLKDCTCKIGKKVALITANNISNNQETELKNISYQLERLWNCSIVPFQLTQVSDSLLKSLELAQILLTAKEVDTVIISALNTDSESIIGGALILKDYETIQNNNSTLFYGIIDSFSKIVNPLSSPSVAIKQSCQQAFKNAKIHPSNIGYLAVSSREIDQGLLEAYYANHNNLTCAVGTVQENNNNLGITEDLISLIKTALCLKNRYLPASAQLLTSNLTQEWQNSSFYLPDVSLPWFLEKGQEKRYAALNLVNQNNTYSHLILSEATPQSTPNNGYLPYAPFYLFPLAGNDSSSLQSQLDNLTHSIENSFSLPHLAKENFIQFQQNSQSPYVLAIVGNNKEALQKEIKQAKKGIDKAFHTGKPWKSPQGSYFTPKRLGKVGKVAFVYPGAFNSYLGMGRNLFQLFPKLWERAESLISDPATFFQANSLYPRRQSPLSKQDLETLETQFIANPLSLLETGTGFAVLFTEIMQKYFKIKPDAAFGYSMGESTMMYSLGVWPNADQGSRFVHSSPLFKTRLMGAKQAVAESWGQPIDENSWSSYVLMATAEAVQECLKTESKVYLTHINTPQEVAIAGDSQGCLRVIEKLQCDRFRSPSDMVLHCEVMQSEYNEFLKLNTVTMGTAPDTIFYSSSHYDSLTLEQEKIGDHLSQGMCKMLDFPRLIERTYQDGVKIFLELGSGGSCSRWISETLGQKEHLALCINRRGADDLATIIKMLAQLVSHGVELDLSPLYLTDEAETLEAIFKTVLTTAPKANIEPQTEQQNSIIRENTASQKVAVLVASSTQLLSQVPTISTVDHSRTSVISSHPKTVKPCLFDQPEILEFIEGKVSKVFGQEYEPIDHYTQRVRMPSPPFLFVSRVTQLEGKLGDYKSGFIETEYDVPEDAWYAVDGQLTVGICKEAGHGLLMLLSYIGTDFENQGKRSFRLLDLSATFLFEQPENVKLLRCRVKITSSVKTDDSLLIFFQGEVLIGDQVWMKFHDGCAGLFSDEELEKGQGIVLKEAEEKERNLIKRQQFTPLLTCSKSSFKKEEIFNLSRGDIEACLGKNYQQNGLNSSLRLPPEKLLMLEKVMMVNPQGGIAGLGLAVGAKQITPEDWYYSCHFKNDPTLPGNLMIEGSIQLVQFYCLWLGLQTHRKDARFQVIPNQTQAARFRGQVTPQHGTLMYQMEVLEIGLSPQPYLLANVDVIFGGKTIATIKNIGVQLVEKTDTIPSIFPPIESGTFPHISQLSKQSSVLFNENQLKTFAKGSVAACLGSEFDIYENRQSVRLPNGEFQLVSRVLDIEGKRHELQKPSEIITEFDVKENAWFYNHNAYPTLPYCTYIEIAGQPCIFLGVYMGATLLFPEDDLHFRNLDGQGTILKEIDLRNKTITDKVRLLSTTAIQGAIIQKFEFELSCEGEPFYRGNMVFGDFSTAVLANQVGLDGGKRLKPWYQLNNLSDLTLQEINLQDSLTHQTFYSVNPEKPHYRLSQNYLDFIEKVFLIQDGGKYQKGYIYASQSITPEDWYFPFHFYQDSVMPGALGVESILQAMQTYALQLDLGKSFKNPRFGQAINHQITWKYRGQITPENRLMSLEVHISDIRVEDDVITIIGDASLWKEDLRIYEIKDIALCLLDSEE; from the coding sequence ATGAAACCTTCCAAATTAGCGATCGCTGGAATAAGTGGCTTCTTTAATCAACTGTTAACCAGTCAACAACTATCAGCTTTAATTTATCAAGGAAACTCCCTTGATTATTCTAACAAACCGATCAGTGATCATTCTTGGTCTATCCTATCAAAGATGTCTGATCAAGGGTTAAAAGATTGTACTTGTAAGATAGGAAAAAAAGTCGCTTTAATTACTGCTAATAATATTAGCAACAATCAAGAAACTGAGCTTAAAAATATTAGTTATCAATTGGAAAGATTATGGAATTGTTCCATTGTTCCCTTTCAATTAACCCAAGTATCTGATTCTTTATTAAAGTCTCTCGAATTAGCCCAAATTCTCTTAACTGCCAAAGAAGTTGATACAGTCATTATTAGTGCGCTTAATACGGATTCTGAGTCTATTATTGGCGGAGCTTTAATCCTCAAAGATTATGAAACAATCCAAAACAATAATAGTACGCTTTTTTACGGGATTATTGATAGCTTTAGTAAAATAGTTAACCCCTTATCTTCTCCATCAGTTGCGATTAAACAAAGTTGTCAGCAAGCATTTAAAAATGCTAAGATTCACCCCTCAAATATTGGTTATTTAGCTGTTTCCTCAAGAGAGATAGATCAAGGGTTATTAGAAGCTTATTATGCTAATCATAATAACCTAACTTGTGCAGTTGGAACAGTCCAAGAGAATAATAATAACTTAGGGATAACTGAAGATTTAATTAGCTTAATTAAAACAGCACTTTGCTTAAAAAATCGTTATCTTCCTGCTTCCGCTCAACTGTTAACTTCTAATCTTACTCAAGAATGGCAAAATAGTTCTTTTTATCTACCTGATGTATCACTTCCTTGGTTTCTTGAAAAAGGACAAGAAAAACGCTATGCTGCGCTTAATTTAGTCAATCAAAATAATACTTATAGTCATTTAATTTTATCGGAAGCAACTCCTCAAAGTACACCCAATAATGGCTATTTACCCTATGCACCATTTTATCTATTTCCCCTCGCTGGAAATGATAGTTCATCTTTACAAAGTCAGCTTGATAACTTAACCCATAGTATTGAAAACAGTTTCTCCTTACCCCATCTTGCCAAAGAGAATTTTATTCAGTTTCAACAGAATTCTCAGTCTCCTTATGTTCTAGCAATTGTTGGGAATAACAAAGAAGCTTTGCAAAAGGAAATTAAACAGGCTAAAAAAGGAATTGATAAAGCCTTTCACACAGGAAAGCCGTGGAAAAGTCCCCAAGGAAGTTATTTTACCCCTAAACGGTTAGGAAAAGTGGGTAAAGTCGCTTTTGTTTATCCCGGTGCGTTTAACTCCTATTTAGGAATGGGAAGAAATCTTTTTCAATTATTCCCTAAATTATGGGAGAGAGCAGAGAGTTTAATTAGTGATCCTGCTACCTTTTTTCAAGCAAACTCTCTTTATCCTCGCCGTCAATCTCCCCTTTCTAAACAAGACTTAGAAACCCTAGAAACTCAATTCATTGCTAACCCTTTATCTCTCTTAGAAACGGGAACGGGTTTTGCGGTTTTATTCACCGAAATTATGCAGAAATATTTTAAAATTAAACCTGATGCTGCCTTCGGTTATAGCATGGGAGAAAGTACCATGATGTATTCATTAGGAGTCTGGCCAAATGCGGATCAAGGAAGTCGATTTGTTCATTCTTCTCCCCTATTTAAAACCCGTTTAATGGGAGCTAAACAAGCCGTTGCAGAATCTTGGGGTCAACCGATAGATGAAAATTCATGGAGTAGTTATGTTTTAATGGCTACAGCTGAAGCAGTTCAGGAATGTCTAAAAACAGAAAGTAAGGTTTATTTAACCCATATTAATACCCCTCAAGAAGTTGCGATCGCAGGAGATTCTCAAGGTTGTTTACGGGTGATTGAAAAATTACAATGTGATCGGTTTCGTTCGCCTTCTGATATGGTTTTACATTGTGAAGTTATGCAATCAGAATACAATGAGTTTCTTAAGCTAAATACGGTGACAATGGGAACAGCACCTGATACTATTTTTTATTCCTCTTCTCATTATGATTCTCTGACCTTAGAACAAGAGAAAATTGGTGATCATTTAAGTCAAGGAATGTGTAAAATGTTAGATTTTCCTCGCTTAATTGAACGCACTTATCAAGACGGAGTGAAAATCTTTCTAGAATTAGGATCAGGAGGAAGTTGTTCTCGTTGGATATCAGAAACTCTTGGTCAAAAAGAGCATCTTGCATTGTGTATTAATCGTCGAGGTGCTGATGATTTAGCGACCATTATTAAGATGTTAGCACAATTAGTCAGTCATGGGGTAGAACTAGACTTATCCCCTCTTTATTTAACAGATGAAGCAGAAACCTTAGAGGCGATTTTTAAGACAGTGTTAACCACAGCACCCAAAGCTAATATTGAACCCCAAACTGAGCAACAAAATTCAATTATTCGAGAAAATACTGCTTCTCAAAAAGTCGCTGTTTTAGTCGCTTCTTCTACTCAACTTCTTTCCCAAGTTCCAACCATTTCTACGGTTGATCATTCAAGAACAAGCGTTATTTCTTCTCATCCTAAAACCGTTAAACCTTGTTTATTTGATCAACCTGAGATCCTCGAATTTATTGAAGGTAAAGTCTCTAAGGTTTTTGGTCAAGAATATGAACCCATTGATCATTATACCCAACGAGTCAGAATGCCGTCTCCTCCCTTTTTGTTCGTCAGTCGGGTGACTCAATTAGAAGGAAAATTAGGTGATTATAAATCAGGTTTCATCGAAACAGAATATGATGTACCAGAAGATGCTTGGTATGCAGTAGATGGTCAATTAACGGTAGGAATTTGTAAAGAAGCCGGCCACGGACTCCTGATGCTATTAAGTTATATCGGGACAGATTTTGAAAATCAAGGAAAACGCTCTTTCCGTTTATTAGATTTATCTGCAACCTTCTTATTTGAACAACCCGAAAACGTTAAGTTGTTACGGTGTCGAGTTAAGATCACATCTTCGGTTAAAACTGATGATAGCTTATTAATTTTCTTTCAAGGAGAGGTGTTAATTGGGGATCAAGTTTGGATGAAATTTCATGACGGTTGTGCTGGACTCTTTTCTGATGAAGAATTAGAAAAAGGACAGGGAATTGTGCTAAAAGAGGCTGAAGAAAAAGAAAGAAACTTGATTAAAAGACAACAGTTTACTCCTCTTTTAACTTGTTCTAAGTCATCCTTTAAAAAGGAAGAAATTTTTAATCTAAGTCGAGGAGATATTGAGGCTTGTTTAGGGAAAAACTATCAACAAAATGGCTTAAATTCTTCCCTCAGATTACCCCCAGAAAAACTCTTAATGTTAGAGAAAGTGATGATGGTAAATCCTCAAGGAGGAATAGCTGGACTAGGGTTAGCAGTGGGAGCAAAACAGATCACTCCTGAGGACTGGTATTATTCTTGTCATTTTAAAAATGACCCCACTTTACCGGGGAATTTAATGATTGAAGGAAGTATCCAACTGGTGCAATTTTATTGTTTATGGTTAGGGTTACAAACTCACAGGAAAGATGCTCGTTTTCAGGTGATTCCAAATCAAACCCAAGCAGCCCGTTTTCGGGGACAAGTGACTCCCCAACATGGAACTTTAATGTATCAAATGGAGGTGTTAGAAATTGGACTTTCTCCTCAACCTTATCTTCTGGCTAATGTGGATGTTATTTTTGGCGGAAAAACCATTGCTACTATTAAAAATATTGGTGTTCAACTGGTAGAAAAAACAGACACCATTCCCAGTATTTTCCCACCCATTGAGTCAGGAACATTCCCCCATATTTCCCAATTATCAAAACAGTCATCGGTTTTATTTAATGAAAACCAATTAAAAACCTTTGCTAAAGGATCAGTGGCTGCCTGTTTGGGATCAGAATTTGACATTTATGAAAATCGTCAATCGGTTCGTTTACCTAACGGGGAGTTTCAGTTAGTCAGTCGGGTATTAGACATCGAAGGTAAACGTCATGAATTGCAAAAACCATCGGAAATTATTACCGAATTTGATGTCAAAGAAAATGCTTGGTTTTATAACCATAATGCCTATCCCACTTTGCCCTACTGTACTTATATTGAAATTGCCGGTCAACCTTGTATTTTCTTAGGGGTTTATATGGGAGCAACTTTATTATTCCCAGAAGATGATCTTCATTTTCGTAATTTGGATGGACAGGGAACAATTCTCAAAGAAATTGACCTCCGTAATAAAACCATTACGGATAAAGTTCGTCTCCTTTCTACCACCGCTATTCAAGGGGCAATTATTCAAAAGTTTGAGTTTGAGTTATCTTGTGAAGGTGAGCCTTTTTATCGGGGAAATATGGTCTTTGGAGACTTTAGCACAGCCGTGTTAGCGAATCAAGTGGGACTTGATGGTGGAAAACGTCTTAAACCTTGGTATCAACTGAATAATTTATCCGATTTAACCCTACAGGAAATTAATTTACAAGATTCCTTAACTCACCAAACCTTCTATTCAGTAAATCCTGAAAAACCCCATTATCGTCTTTCTCAAAATTATCTTGATTTTATCGAAAAAGTTTTCCTAATTCAAGATGGGGGTAAGTATCAAAAAGGATATATTTATGCCAGCCAATCAATTACTCCCGAAGATTGGTATTTTCCCTTCCATTTCTATCAAGATTCCGTGATGCCTGGTGCATTAGGCGTTGAGTCTATTCTTCAAGCTATGCAAACTTATGCGCTGCAATTAGACTTAGGCAAATCTTTCAAAAATCCTCGCTTTGGTCAAGCCATTAATCATCAAATCACCTGGAAATATCGAGGACAAATTACACCCGAAAATCGTTTAATGTCTTTAGAAGTGCATATTTCCGATATTCGAGTCGAAGATGATGTAATCACAATTATCGGAGATGCCAGTCTTTGGAAAGAAGACTTAAGAATTTACGAAATTAAAGACATCGCCCTGTGTCTATTAGACAGTGAAGAGTGA
- a CDS encoding NAD(P)/FAD-dependent oxidoreductase codes for MEKLAIIGSGISGSPIAYYLQDQYEVDVYEKSSRVGGHAHTLDLDEDGQRISFDTAFVVCNKPNYPNLMKFFADLGAETQDHLGGFNFYNLDTGMQFNSLDLELPMEEFARQQPSELVACYQEAKRFFSEARADFWEGKTRISMQEYLDKNNYSQAFRDNFVMLMGSAVWSIPTDLLMEFPASTFISFFMTHDQGGLGGKTVEWQTVKGGSSRYVERVKDALKKPIRTEQEVISVKKREDGKVTIKTTTDEEVYDKVVMATHADQALGILAEPTELEQNILGCFKYNETAVTVHTDPVIMNPDRSKWQSWNYGQVTKEGKLYTYVTYYANKVHNFTAKKDYFVSLDTPPIAIDEDKIIRILKYRHPAYDMNTLEAQKQIYQLNETGPIYFSGTYFHIKKRGIDSYGFHESGIGCAVELVERLRKG; via the coding sequence ATGGAAAAATTAGCAATCATTGGTTCGGGTATTTCTGGCTCTCCCATCGCCTATTATCTTCAAGATCAATATGAGGTTGATGTCTATGAAAAAAGTAGTCGTGTCGGCGGTCATGCTCACACCTTAGATTTGGATGAGGATGGTCAACGGATTTCTTTTGATACGGCTTTTGTGGTTTGTAATAAACCTAATTATCCCAACTTGATGAAATTTTTTGCTGATTTAGGAGCAGAGACTCAAGATCATTTAGGCGGATTTAATTTTTATAATTTGGATACTGGAATGCAGTTTAATTCCCTAGATCTAGAACTGCCGATGGAAGAATTCGCTCGTCAGCAACCTTCAGAATTAGTCGCTTGTTATCAAGAAGCTAAACGTTTTTTCTCAGAAGCACGGGCTGATTTTTGGGAAGGAAAAACGAGAATTTCTATGCAAGAATATCTAGATAAAAATAACTATAGCCAAGCCTTTCGAGATAACTTTGTCATGCTAATGGGATCAGCCGTTTGGTCAATTCCTACTGATTTATTAATGGAGTTTCCCGCTTCAACTTTTATCAGCTTTTTTATGACTCATGACCAAGGCGGTTTAGGGGGAAAAACGGTCGAATGGCAAACCGTTAAAGGGGGAAGCAGTCGTTATGTTGAAAGGGTCAAAGATGCTTTAAAGAAACCCATTCGCACTGAGCAAGAAGTGATTTCCGTTAAAAAAAGAGAAGACGGAAAAGTAACGATAAAAACGACCACAGATGAAGAAGTTTATGATAAGGTGGTTATGGCTACTCACGCTGATCAAGCATTAGGAATACTTGCTGAACCAACTGAATTAGAACAAAACATCCTAGGCTGTTTTAAGTATAATGAAACCGCCGTAACTGTTCACACTGATCCAGTTATTATGAACCCCGATCGCAGTAAATGGCAATCCTGGAATTATGGGCAAGTAACTAAAGAAGGAAAGCTTTATACTTATGTGACTTATTATGCTAACAAAGTCCATAATTTTACCGCCAAGAAAGATTATTTTGTTTCCTTAGATACCCCACCTATCGCCATTGATGAAGACAAAATTATCCGCATTCTTAAGTATCGACATCCAGCTTATGACATGAATACTCTAGAAGCCCAAAAACAAATTTATCAACTCAATGAAACTGGCCCTATTTACTTCTCAGGGACATATTTCCACATCAAAAAACGAGGCATTGATTCCTACGGATTTCATGAAAGTGGCATCGGTTGTGCGGTTGAATTAGTGGAACGTTTGAGAAAAGGATAA
- a CDS encoding PfaD family polyunsaturated fatty acid/polyketide biosynthesis protein, translated as MLTSHNSLTSSPKPSISFDSEGIREKLANLEQPCYVYVKNNQIGLSHEPNADILPRSMINALSPQQLGDRAFCDFHGLDYAYGAGAMAGGIASEDLVISLGKAGFLASFGAAGLVPQRVEKAIHTIQEALPNGRYAFNLIHSPSEEALERGSVELYLKYGVRTVEASAYLDLTPHIVRYRASGLHLNSQGDIETQNKIIAKISRTEVAQKFLKPAPPKLLKALVEQGQITTLQATLAEKVPLADDITVEADSGGHTDNRSLVCLLPSIIALRNEIQQQYQYERSIRVGAAGGISTPESALAAFMMGASYIITGSVNHACIEAGTSEHTKQLLAQAAMADVVMAPCADMFEMGVKVQLLKRGSLFPMRAQKLYDLYQTYEGIDAIPTEVRQTIEKQIFQKPLEAVWQETLAYFQERDPEQIERANNNPKRKMALIFRWYLGLSSRWATSGQPQRTMDYQIWCGPAMGSFNDWVRGTYLEFSENRQVVDVATHIMRGAAYLYRLQSLKLQGVNLPSPYHFYRPTPL; from the coding sequence ATGTTAACTAGCCATAATTCTCTTACTAGCTCCCCTAAACCATCTATCTCCTTTGATAGTGAAGGAATTCGAGAAAAATTAGCCAATTTAGAGCAGCCTTGTTATGTATATGTCAAAAATAACCAGATAGGACTTTCTCACGAACCTAATGCTGATATACTGCCCCGTAGCATGATTAATGCCCTATCACCCCAACAATTAGGCGATCGCGCTTTTTGTGACTTTCATGGTTTAGACTATGCTTATGGGGCGGGTGCAATGGCCGGGGGTATCGCTTCCGAAGATTTGGTGATTTCTCTGGGAAAAGCGGGATTTTTAGCCAGTTTTGGGGCAGCCGGGTTAGTTCCCCAACGGGTTGAAAAAGCCATTCACACCATTCAAGAAGCTTTACCCAATGGACGATATGCCTTCAATTTAATCCATAGCCCCTCAGAGGAAGCCCTAGAACGGGGTTCAGTGGAACTTTACCTCAAATATGGGGTAAGAACTGTTGAAGCCTCTGCTTACCTGGATTTAACCCCCCATATTGTCCGTTACCGAGCATCAGGATTACATCTAAATTCTCAAGGCGATATTGAAACCCAAAATAAGATCATTGCCAAAATTTCTCGGACCGAAGTTGCTCAGAAATTCTTAAAACCTGCTCCCCCTAAACTGCTGAAAGCTTTAGTTGAACAGGGACAAATTACAACCTTACAAGCAACTTTAGCTGAAAAAGTTCCTTTAGCCGATGATATAACCGTTGAAGCTGACTCTGGTGGTCACACAGATAATCGTTCTTTGGTTTGCCTTCTCCCTTCTATTATTGCCTTACGCAATGAGATTCAACAGCAATATCAGTATGAGCGTTCTATTAGAGTGGGGGCTGCTGGTGGGATTAGTACTCCAGAATCAGCCTTAGCGGCCTTTATGATGGGAGCGAGTTACATTATCACAGGTTCGGTGAATCATGCTTGTATTGAAGCGGGAACATCTGAACATACCAAACAATTACTTGCCCAAGCAGCAATGGCCGATGTGGTAATGGCCCCTTGTGCTGATATGTTTGAAATGGGGGTGAAAGTTCAACTCTTAAAACGGGGAAGTTTATTCCCCATGCGCGCGCAAAAATTATATGATTTGTATCAAACTTATGAGGGAATTGATGCCATTCCGACCGAGGTTCGTCAAACCATAGAAAAGCAAATTTTCCAAAAACCATTAGAGGCCGTTTGGCAAGAAACCCTTGCTTATTTTCAAGAGCGAGATCCCGAACAAATTGAACGAGCAAATAATAATCCTAAACGGAAAATGGCTTTAATTTTTCGCTGGTATTTAGGGCTTTCTTCTCGTTGGGCAACCAGTGGACAGCCACAACGAACAATGGATTATCAAATTTGGTGTGGTCCGGCGATGGGTTCATTTAACGATTGGGTTCGAGGAACTTATTTAGAATTTTCCGAAAATCGTCAAGTGGTGGATGTAGCAACTCATATCATGCGCGGTGCAGCTTATCTCTATCGTCTGCAAAGTCTGAAGTTACAGGGGGTTAATCTTCCGTCTCCCTATCATTTTTATCGACCCACGCCTCTTTAA
- a CDS encoding MFS transporter, with the protein MTKNANSPFSVGLPALYLVAFLSGISLGLFNPFVSTLMKEKGYDNIVIGANSTLYFFVIAAGTPIVASILRQIGLRKTMMLGFLLMGITAPLFAFTTQLSLWFIIRGVMGLACCLYLISGQTAINYFCNDQNRAMVNGLDALAFSLGFGIGPIMGAVAYNLSPKITFLLGSGLILSGIVVVFFGLPEKTVKFQKPNFSIIQKLKLPLQGAFAYGFSVATLVSLYPLFLLEQNYGIERMGLIFGLFILGGLISTVPITHLADKMGKVKVLVGSVIIVIVSVFGLSLIENPMITPFLAFVSGVGMSPIFPLSLALIGSTVTLNELSSGSAVFTSIYSAGCTAGPILSAIVMTMMGTRYIFSLMLVIFVLFLLSLSQSQKSHSDYQHSSENS; encoded by the coding sequence ATGACTAAAAATGCCAATTCTCCCTTTTCTGTTGGACTTCCCGCCCTTTATTTAGTGGCCTTTTTATCGGGAATTTCCCTAGGGTTATTTAATCCCTTTGTTTCTACCCTTATGAAAGAAAAGGGTTACGACAATATTGTTATTGGGGCAAATTCTACTCTTTACTTTTTTGTCATTGCCGCAGGAACACCGATTGTGGCTAGTATTCTTCGCCAAATTGGATTAAGAAAAACCATGATGTTAGGATTCCTTTTAATGGGAATAACTGCACCTCTATTTGCCTTTACTACTCAATTATCTCTTTGGTTTATCATTCGTGGCGTTATGGGTTTGGCCTGTTGTTTATATCTGATTTCTGGACAAACCGCTATTAACTATTTTTGTAATGATCAAAATCGAGCCATGGTTAATGGTTTAGATGCTTTAGCTTTTAGCTTAGGTTTTGGTATCGGTCCGATTATGGGAGCAGTCGCCTATAATCTTTCTCCTAAGATCACTTTTTTATTAGGAAGTGGCTTGATTTTAAGTGGAATTGTTGTTGTCTTTTTTGGATTACCAGAGAAAACGGTTAAGTTTCAAAAGCCCAACTTTAGCATTATTCAAAAGCTCAAACTTCCCCTACAAGGAGCTTTTGCTTATGGCTTCAGTGTTGCCACCTTAGTTTCTCTTTATCCACTTTTTTTACTCGAACAAAACTATGGTATTGAGCGCATGGGTTTAATCTTTGGCTTGTTTATTTTAGGCGGATTAATTTCAACCGTTCCTATTACTCATTTAGCCGATAAGATGGGTAAAGTTAAGGTTTTAGTCGGTAGTGTAATTATTGTAATTGTTTCAGTTTTTGGCTTATCTTTAATCGAAAATCCCATGATTACCCCCTTTTTAGCTTTTGTCTCTGGGGTAGGAATGAGTCCCATTTTTCCCTTATCATTAGCCCTGATTGGTTCTACCGTTACCCTTAATGAATTATCCTCCGGGAGTGCTGTCTTTACCTCAATTTATAGTGCAGGTTGTACCGCCGGTCCCATTCTATCAGCTATTGTCATGACCATGATGGGAACTCGGTATATCTTCTCATTAATGTTAGTCATTTTTGTCTTATTTTTGCTGAGTTTAAGTCAGTCCCAAAAGTCCCATTCTGACTATCAACATTCTTCGGAGAATAGTTAG
- a CDS encoding SDR family NAD(P)-dependent oxidoreductase — MLPMINDTQLNSSSVVIVSGGGRGITAQCVIYLAQQYHCKFILLGRSQILYPEPEWSLSCQDESQLKKQIMQHLTTQNEKPTPKKVQALYQQLCQSREIKQTLSEIEKVGGKAEYCSVNVTDSQQLKATLRPIIQRWGEITGIIHGAGTLADKLIENKTEQDFDKVYSVKIDGLNSLLGSLEVNRLKFIALFSSFVSFYGNIGQSDYSLANEILNKYAYLLQQKYPKCHVVSIGWGPWDGGMVTPQLKQLFEQQNIKVIPQQTGAQMLAEELTQTQAKTPQIIVMSNPISPSPKLVTPQKHSYRLYRRLTLRGNPFVYDHVIGGNAVLPAMCALAWITNSCEQLYQGYRFLSCHNYQVLKGVVFDKSLANLYCLDLTEVEKTEDEIKFEALIWSETAKGIPLYHYRAIINITKQVIAERKLEESIQPVTESFLNLQPYQAGVLFHQPRFQGIKKILEINNNELLFNCYLPKISTQDQGQFSVQSFNSYTADLLFQCLLVWVRKHYNSGSLPLKLNELEQFSSLPFNQEFWIKLSINEHSDTKVIANALAYHSQGKIYLEATNMEVTLSSCLNVLFLNNTVNSSNTVCL, encoded by the coding sequence ATGTTACCCATGATTAATGATACTCAACTTAATTCATCTTCGGTGGTTATTGTCAGTGGTGGTGGCCGAGGAATTACGGCTCAATGCGTTATCTATTTGGCGCAACAATATCATTGTAAATTTATTTTATTAGGTCGTTCGCAAATTTTATATCCTGAACCTGAATGGAGTCTTTCTTGTCAAGATGAGTCTCAGTTAAAAAAGCAAATTATGCAACATTTAACAACTCAAAATGAAAAACCAACTCCGAAAAAAGTTCAAGCACTGTATCAACAACTCTGTCAAAGTCGTGAAATTAAGCAAACCTTATCAGAGATTGAAAAAGTAGGAGGAAAAGCCGAGTATTGCAGTGTTAATGTTACCGATTCACAGCAACTAAAAGCAACTTTAAGACCGATTATTCAACGTTGGGGAGAGATTACGGGCATTATTCATGGTGCGGGAACGTTAGCAGATAAATTAATTGAAAACAAAACTGAACAGGATTTCGATAAGGTTTATAGTGTCAAAATTGATGGGTTAAATAGTTTATTAGGTTCCCTAGAAGTTAACCGATTAAAATTTATTGCCTTATTTTCTTCTTTTGTTTCATTTTATGGCAATATCGGTCAATCTGACTATTCTTTAGCTAACGAAATTTTGAACAAATATGCTTATTTACTTCAACAAAAATATCCTAAATGTCATGTTGTTTCTATTGGGTGGGGTCCTTGGGATGGGGGAATGGTGACACCACAGCTTAAACAGTTGTTTGAGCAGCAAAATATTAAGGTTATTCCTCAACAAACAGGGGCGCAAATGTTAGCGGAAGAATTAACCCAAACTCAAGCTAAAACCCCTCAGATTATTGTCATGAGCAACCCTATTTCTCCTTCTCCTAAACTGGTTACACCGCAAAAGCATAGTTACCGTTTATATCGTCGGTTGACGTTACGAGGAAACCCTTTCGTTTATGATCATGTCATTGGGGGAAATGCAGTTTTACCTGCGATGTGTGCGTTAGCATGGATCACTAATAGTTGCGAACAACTTTATCAAGGATATCGTTTTTTAAGTTGTCATAACTATCAGGTGCTTAAAGGAGTTGTCTTTGATAAAAGTTTAGCTAATTTGTATTGTTTGGATCTGACTGAAGTTGAGAAAACAGAAGATGAAATTAAATTTGAAGCCTTAATTTGGAGTGAAACCGCTAAAGGAATTCCCCTTTATCATTATCGGGCGATTATTAATATTACTAAACAAGTAATAGCTGAGAGAAAACTTGAGGAAAGTATTCAGCCTGTCACGGAATCTTTCCTTAATTTACAACCCTATCAAGCAGGAGTTCTTTTTCATCAGCCCAGATTTCAAGGAATTAAGAAAATCTTAGAAATTAATAACAACGAACTTCTTTTTAACTGTTACTTACCTAAAATTTCTACACAAGATCAAGGACAGTTTAGCGTTCAATCCTTTAATTCTTATACGGCTGATCTCTTGTTTCAATGTCTTTTAGTTTGGGTCAGAAAACACTACAATTCGGGTAGTTTACCCCTAAAACTAAATGAGCTTGAGCAGTTTAGTTCCCTCCCTTTTAATCAAGAATTTTGGATAAAATTATCCATTAATGAACATAGTGATACTAAGGTAATTGCTAATGCACTTGCTTATCATTCTCAAGGGAAAATTTATTTAGAAGCAACTAATATGGAGGTTACTTTGAGTTCTTGTCTTAATGTTTTGTTTCTTAACAATACGGTGAATTCATCGAATACTGTTTGCTTGTAA